The proteins below are encoded in one region of Ereboglobus luteus:
- a CDS encoding AI-2E family transporter has translation MVAAGGFAHEFIARIMAETTPTPAPEIQQTAESKIAGMFSPRQRRTLGFSITLFATAVSAVLLIAILMLVNQLLGVFSGVLWPVAIAGVLALILRPAVGVLERVFKGRRLLAVIILYVLFIILITALLIMLLPPLASQLLDLIAYVPELGKNITAYVQTHWPDWLSLAERLYENPTIASVLNNLRDELSKLPSLILPSLKAVSAGVFSTISFTIHFAVLPIYLFFFLLSRSEPTAKLAEQLPFLKPGLREDIVFLVNEFIAIIVSFFRGQLTIALIMGVMLAIGFWAFGLQFGVLIGLALGILNIIPYLGTITGILITLPLAFFQPDGGMVLIFKLAIVYVVVQLIESWLLTPKIMGDRTGLHPAVIIFAIFFWGTALGGIMGMLLAIPFTAFFVTFWRLLKRKYFRQSQSVAEVKN, from the coding sequence TTGGTTGCCGCAGGCGGCTTTGCGCACGAGTTTATCGCCCGCATCATGGCCGAGACAACTCCCACACCCGCGCCCGAAATCCAACAGACGGCAGAGTCAAAAATCGCCGGCATGTTTTCACCGCGGCAGCGCCGCACGCTCGGCTTTTCAATCACGCTTTTCGCCACGGCGGTGTCGGCGGTGCTTCTGATTGCCATCCTCATGCTGGTCAACCAGCTGCTTGGTGTATTCTCGGGAGTGCTCTGGCCCGTGGCGATTGCCGGGGTGCTCGCGCTCATCCTGCGTCCCGCCGTCGGAGTGCTCGAGCGCGTGTTCAAGGGGCGCCGACTGCTCGCGGTTATCATTCTCTACGTGCTGTTCATTATCCTGATAACGGCGCTGTTGATCATGCTGCTTCCGCCGCTCGCAAGCCAGCTCCTCGACTTGATCGCATACGTGCCGGAGCTGGGGAAAAATATCACCGCATACGTGCAAACCCACTGGCCCGACTGGCTCAGCCTCGCGGAGCGTTTGTATGAAAATCCCACCATCGCCTCCGTGCTGAACAACCTGCGCGACGAACTTTCGAAACTGCCTTCGCTCATCCTCCCCTCGCTCAAGGCGGTCAGCGCGGGCGTGTTTTCCACGATCAGCTTCACAATCCATTTCGCCGTCCTTCCGATCTACCTGTTTTTCTTCCTGCTCTCCCGCTCCGAGCCGACGGCAAAACTCGCCGAGCAGCTTCCCTTTCTCAAGCCGGGGCTGCGCGAGGACATTGTGTTTCTCGTCAACGAATTCATCGCGATCATAGTCTCGTTTTTCCGCGGACAACTCACCATCGCGCTCATCATGGGAGTGATGCTGGCGATCGGCTTCTGGGCTTTCGGGCTGCAATTCGGCGTGCTCATCGGACTCGCGCTCGGCATCCTGAACATCATTCCCTATCTCGGCACGATCACCGGAATTCTCATCACGCTTCCGCTCGCGTTTTTCCAGCCCGACGGCGGCATGGTGCTCATCTTCAAGCTCGCGATCGTGTATGTCGTCGTGCAACTCATCGAGTCCTGGCTGCTCACGCCAAAAATCATGGGCGACCGCACCGGCCTGCATCCGGCGGTGATCATCTTCGCGATTTTCTTTTGGGGCACCGCGCTCGGCGGTATCATGGGCATGCTGCTCGCGATTCCCTTCACCGCGTTTTTCGTGACTTTCTGGCGGTTGTTGAAACGAAAATATTTTCGACAGTCGCAGTCTGTTGCGGAAGTTAAGAATTAA
- a CDS encoding zinc-ribbon domain-containing protein, with product MSRPPAPRYCAICGTELSPNARACPNCGADERTGWREQDPADGLDLPPDEEDFAAAHSRFLTEIGHEARKSRNRLKHVVIVTITACLVLAFLASMFLLR from the coding sequence ATGTCCCGTCCGCCCGCACCACGTTATTGCGCCATTTGCGGCACCGAACTTTCGCCGAACGCCCGCGCGTGCCCGAATTGCGGCGCGGATGAACGCACCGGCTGGCGCGAACAAGACCCCGCCGACGGACTCGACCTGCCGCCCGACGAGGAGGATTTCGCCGCCGCGCACTCGCGGTTCCTGACGGAGATCGGCCACGAAGCGCGCAAAAGCCGCAACCGCCTCAAGCACGTTGTCATCGTTACCATCACGGCCTGCCTCGTGCTCGCGTTTCTGGCATCGATGTTCCTGCTGCGCTGA
- a CDS encoding MBL fold metallo-hydrolase RNA specificity domain-containing protein: MPWEIRQFKHGIYLPQIDWWLDATKPMPRAFVSHAHFDHFAAHKEIVCTPGTARLMRARLRGRRVEHHLAFGQTEQLTPECTITLHPAGHIHGSAQCLIDHEQHGALLYTGDFKLRPGRSSEVCATPRADTLVMETTFGKPRYVFPPAEKVLADIIAFCRDAFDAGATPVLYGYSLGKSQEILSSLAEAQLPVMLHEKTLRMTRVYENLGLTFPPHAPFDADPRALAGHVVICPPQWENSAFLKKIPARRTAMISGWAVDTSTIYRMRCDAAFPLSDHADYNDLLRYVELVRPRLVYTTHGATAEFARTLRGRGIEAWPLDKNTQLDLSLD, from the coding sequence ATGCCTTGGGAAATTCGCCAGTTCAAGCACGGCATTTATCTGCCGCAGATCGATTGGTGGCTCGACGCGACCAAGCCGATGCCGCGCGCCTTCGTGTCGCACGCGCATTTCGACCACTTCGCCGCGCACAAGGAAATCGTTTGCACACCCGGCACCGCGCGCCTCATGCGCGCGCGTTTGCGCGGGCGCCGCGTCGAGCACCACCTCGCCTTTGGCCAGACCGAGCAGCTCACGCCCGAGTGCACCATCACGCTCCATCCCGCGGGGCATATTCACGGCTCCGCGCAATGCCTCATCGACCATGAGCAACACGGCGCGCTTCTCTACACGGGCGACTTCAAGCTCCGCCCCGGACGCTCCTCCGAAGTTTGCGCCACGCCGCGCGCCGACACCCTCGTCATGGAAACCACATTCGGCAAACCCCGCTATGTGTTTCCGCCCGCCGAAAAAGTCCTCGCCGACATCATCGCCTTTTGTCGCGACGCGTTTGATGCTGGCGCCACGCCCGTCCTCTACGGTTACAGTCTCGGCAAAAGCCAGGAAATCCTCAGCAGTCTCGCCGAGGCGCAACTTCCCGTCATGCTCCACGAAAAAACGCTGCGCATGACCCGTGTTTACGAAAACCTCGGCCTCACCTTTCCGCCGCACGCGCCTTTCGACGCCGATCCGCGCGCGCTTGCCGGCCACGTTGTCATCTGCCCCCCGCAATGGGAAAACTCCGCCTTTCTCAAAAAAATCCCCGCGCGCCGCACCGCCATGATCTCCGGCTGGGCCGTCGACACCTCGACGATCTACCGCATGCGTTGTGACGCCGCGTTTCCACTTTCCGATCACGCCGACTACAATGACCTGCTGCGCTACGTCGAACTTGTGCGCCCGCGTCTCGTTTACACCACGCACGGCGCCACCGCCGAATTCGCCAGGACTCTTCGAGGCCGCGGCATTGAGGCCTGGCCGCTCGACAAAAACACCCAGCTCGATCTTTCGCTCGATTGA
- a CDS encoding DUF3108 domain-containing protein, with protein sequence MNFPIRTAHIAAALIMFSFATPLPGNETIALGDGESMKFRVGWGIFPHAGEITVNAKNEIIGGLPNIRVTTRLATSGVVRKLYTLEATGDCVFDAIDGRLLAITTKSISGKKRTHAMAVFNYIAGNIRYDDFLRPERNATLPIPKSQAMDLITALVQTRAWDLKPGDSRPITAIFENDFYDLLVTATGHEKVKTPWGELDTLVLEPKPAPGSTPQGMFKKGATVRVWVSQDARRLPVKFQLGLKYGTGTAHLTDYTPPVVKKTEELKN encoded by the coding sequence ATGAATTTTCCCATTCGCACCGCGCACATTGCCGCCGCCCTCATTATGTTTTCATTCGCCACTCCGCTCCCCGGCAACGAAACCATCGCCCTTGGCGACGGCGAAAGCATGAAGTTCCGCGTCGGCTGGGGCATCTTTCCGCACGCGGGTGAAATCACCGTCAACGCGAAAAATGAAATCATCGGCGGGCTTCCCAATATCCGCGTCACCACGCGGCTCGCCACAAGCGGTGTCGTCCGAAAACTCTACACTCTCGAGGCCACGGGCGACTGCGTTTTCGACGCAATCGACGGGCGCCTTCTGGCCATTACCACCAAATCCATTTCCGGAAAAAAACGCACGCATGCCATGGCTGTTTTCAACTACATCGCGGGCAACATTCGTTACGACGACTTTTTGCGCCCCGAAAGAAACGCCACGCTTCCCATCCCCAAAAGCCAGGCGATGGACCTCATCACCGCCCTTGTGCAAACACGCGCGTGGGATCTCAAACCCGGCGATTCGCGTCCCATCACCGCCATTTTCGAGAACGATTTTTACGACCTTCTCGTCACCGCCACCGGCCACGAAAAAGTCAAAACGCCCTGGGGCGAACTCGACACGCTTGTTCTCGAACCCAAACCCGCGCCCGGCTCCACGCCCCAAGGCATGTTCAAAAAAGGCGCCACCGTGCGCGTCTGGGTTTCGCAAGACGCCCGGCGCCTCCCGGTGAAGTTCCAACTCGGTCTCAAATACGGCACCGGCACCGCGCACCTCACCGACTATACGCCGCCCGTCGTAAAAAAGACTGAGGAGCTGAAAAACTGA
- a CDS encoding energy transducer TonB encodes MGHAASMHAHSPGSYSISLMIHGAVVLAVLLSTYYLSDVRKKPSSQIIELVAGPGDDYMARQAPALGTPETINPVPDLNLSPLEPVVEPPPQPVVTPAPNTPVIPPPKKTVAPKTTPKTETPPKRISKAEFDKLNASKNKNLPSQKINKTKSQKKVVAPKIGQGVAKGVLGGIGSGAGAGGTALTAAERGQMEAYFALLAQRIRQAQEKPEGLSSELVVRIEFQVYSNGTIGAVKIVRSSGNRAFDDSVLKAIRTVRPIGPRPDGKSGAKVADFRMREED; translated from the coding sequence ATGGGTCACGCCGCCTCAATGCACGCACACTCGCCCGGATCATACAGCATTTCGCTTATGATTCACGGCGCCGTCGTGCTCGCCGTGCTGCTCTCGACCTATTACCTCAGCGACGTTCGGAAAAAGCCCTCCAGTCAGATCATCGAACTCGTCGCCGGCCCCGGAGACGACTACATGGCCAGGCAAGCCCCCGCGCTCGGCACACCGGAAACAATCAACCCGGTTCCCGATCTTAACCTCTCCCCGCTCGAACCTGTTGTCGAACCGCCGCCACAACCAGTCGTCACCCCCGCGCCCAACACGCCCGTCATTCCGCCACCCAAAAAAACGGTTGCGCCAAAGACCACCCCGAAAACGGAAACGCCCCCCAAAAGAATATCCAAGGCGGAGTTCGACAAACTTAACGCCAGTAAAAACAAAAACCTCCCCTCGCAAAAAATCAACAAGACCAAATCGCAAAAAAAAGTGGTCGCTCCAAAAATCGGCCAGGGCGTCGCCAAGGGCGTGCTGGGCGGCATTGGCAGCGGAGCCGGCGCGGGCGGCACAGCGCTCACCGCGGCGGAGCGCGGCCAAATGGAAGCCTACTTCGCGCTTCTCGCGCAGCGCATCCGGCAGGCGCAGGAAAAGCCCGAGGGCCTGAGCAGCGAGCTTGTTGTGCGCATCGAATTTCAAGTTTACTCCAACGGCACCATTGGCGCGGTCAAAATCGTCCGCAGTTCCGGCAACCGGGCCTTTGACGATTCCGTGTTGAAAGCCATCCGCACCGTGCGTCCCATCGGTCCGCGTCCAGACGGCAAAAGCGGCGCGAAAGTCGCCGACTTCCGCATGCGCGAGGAAGATTGA
- a CDS encoding energy transducer TonB, with translation MGAQIVVSHTPSRYAGAYGISMLLHLAAASLALLCIFLLKTTPEKPLNDTIELWPRTLVSGENAPAEIPPIVGPKIEPLLPLPPVTQEIQPQATRPPGNRITEREFREKYGSPPARNNTTISSTPPIRPNAIESPAFENLAPVSQSTNPDVPISAHIQNQMDSYFALLAQRIRQAQEKPEGLSSELVVRIEFQVYADGTIGTAKVIHSSGNRAFDDSVLKAIRTVRPIGDRPDGKSGAKVADFRMREEG, from the coding sequence ATGGGCGCACAAATCGTAGTTTCCCACACGCCCTCGCGTTACGCCGGCGCATACGGCATTTCGATGCTGCTTCATCTGGCAGCCGCCAGCCTCGCGCTTCTCTGCATTTTCCTGTTAAAAACCACCCCCGAAAAACCGTTAAACGATACGATTGAACTCTGGCCGCGCACACTCGTTTCCGGAGAAAACGCCCCGGCTGAGATCCCGCCAATAGTCGGTCCTAAAATCGAACCGCTGTTGCCACTCCCGCCGGTCACGCAGGAAATCCAACCGCAGGCGACACGACCTCCGGGCAATCGAATAACGGAACGCGAGTTCAGGGAAAAATACGGCAGCCCGCCCGCTCGAAATAACACAACAATATCCTCAACCCCGCCGATTCGACCCAACGCAATCGAATCGCCGGCATTCGAAAACCTCGCGCCTGTTTCCCAAAGCACGAATCCCGATGTTCCGATAAGCGCACACATCCAAAACCAAATGGATTCCTATTTCGCGCTCCTCGCGCAACGCATCCGACAGGCGCAGGAAAAGCCCGAGGGCCTGAGCAGCGAGCTTGTTGTTCGCATCGAATTTCAGGTTTACGCCGACGGCACCATTGGCACCGCCAAGGTCATTCACAGTTCCGGCAACCGGGCCTTTGATGATTCCGTGTTGAAAGCCATCCGCACCGTGCGTCCCATCGGCGATCGCCCCGATGGCAAAAGCGGGGCAAAAGTCGCCGACTTCCGCATGCGCGAGGAAGGTTGA
- a CDS encoding metallophosphoesterase, producing MSPLVFVIFLIVYLLLCACIFVRSTQALPKKRWLRIAWVAGLAFCATAFFAGSAFRETVIAGLPVGHWLRVLGVTWMLTFPYWVVAVVFWEVIRLVNKRRRILSKCVETHRARAKVLALAATVAAVTVVFIFGYWRFSNPVITPLAVKINKPLGGQYAGSGKVLRIAVASDLHLGDIIDRERVRDFVSRINALQPNIILLAGDVIDRSVDALEKQNMGVELEKLHAPLGVFAVLGNHEKYANAKRSLDFLEKHGVRVLYDEAVPLANGAFTLAGRADHSIKSRKTLEEILAGTDRARPIILMDHQPRELARAQAAGVDLQFSGHTHAGQIWPVTWIIRFMYEVPHGYSRKGDFQVYVTSGLGLWGFPARIGSKSEIVDVTVEFAK from the coding sequence ATGTCACCGCTCGTTTTTGTTATTTTCCTAATTGTTTATCTGCTCCTCTGCGCCTGCATATTTGTGCGCTCGACACAGGCGCTTCCCAAAAAACGCTGGCTGCGCATCGCATGGGTCGCGGGTCTCGCCTTTTGCGCCACGGCTTTTTTTGCCGGCTCCGCATTTCGCGAAACCGTGATTGCCGGTCTTCCCGTCGGACACTGGTTGCGCGTGCTCGGAGTCACCTGGATGCTCACATTTCCCTATTGGGTTGTCGCGGTCGTTTTCTGGGAGGTAATCCGCCTCGTCAACAAACGCCGGCGCATCCTCTCCAAGTGCGTCGAGACCCACCGCGCCCGCGCCAAGGTTCTCGCGCTCGCCGCCACCGTCGCCGCGGTGACTGTTGTATTTATTTTTGGATACTGGCGCTTTTCGAATCCCGTCATCACTCCCCTTGCCGTCAAAATCAACAAGCCGCTCGGCGGCCAATACGCCGGTTCCGGCAAAGTCCTCCGCATCGCCGTTGCGAGCGACCTGCACCTCGGCGACATCATCGATCGCGAACGCGTCCGCGACTTCGTCTCCCGCATCAACGCTCTTCAGCCGAACATTATTCTCCTCGCCGGTGACGTCATCGACCGCAGCGTGGATGCGCTCGAAAAACAAAACATGGGTGTCGAGCTCGAAAAACTCCACGCGCCCCTCGGCGTGTTCGCCGTGCTCGGCAACCACGAGAAATACGCCAACGCCAAGCGCAGCCTCGATTTTCTCGAAAAACACGGCGTTCGCGTTCTCTACGATGAAGCCGTTCCCCTTGCCAATGGCGCGTTCACACTTGCCGGCCGCGCCGACCACAGCATCAAGTCGCGCAAAACGCTCGAGGAAATTCTCGCGGGCACCGATCGGGCGCGCCCGATTATTCTGATGGACCACCAGCCGCGCGAACTTGCCCGTGCGCAAGCCGCCGGCGTCGATCTGCAATTCTCCGGACACACCCACGCCGGCCAAATCTGGCCGGTCACTTGGATCATCCGTTTCATGTATGAAGTCCCCCACGGATACTCCCGCAAAGGCGACTTCCAGGTTTACGTCACCTCCGGCCTCGGTCTCTGGGGTTTCCCCGCCCGCATCGGCAGCAAATCCGAAATCGTGGACGTGACCGTGGAATTCGCGAAGTGA
- the uxaC gene encoding glucuronate isomerase — MAKPFLPETFLLDTPWARSLYKDHAAKQPIFDYHCHLPPDQIASNHQFENLYKIWLAGDHYKWRAMRSNGIPEDYITGDKTSDYDKFLAWCKTVPQTLRNPLYHWSHLELRRYFGINLVINEANAPKIWKLANAKLKTKAFSTHGILTKNRVNVVCTTDDPVDSLEHHIAIAKSKLKTRVYPTFRPDKALVVNSPAVFNAWCDQLSARANIDVKDLDSLLRAIDNRHEFFHSIGARVSDHGMENIPDADCTEKEAAAIFKAARAGKAASPENTARFTWFMMLAFGRLDAKRGWTKQLHLGAIRNNNTRLLKRLGADAGVDSIGDFPQARGLARYLDRLDSENALPKTVIYNLNPADNYVFATMIGNVQDDLTPGKIQFGSGWWFLDQAEGMKWQINALSQLGLLSRFVGMLTDSRSFMSYVRHEYFRRVLCKLVGGDVDAGLIPADKKLVGGMIEDICYKNAKRYFGLETGNM; from the coding sequence ATGGCCAAACCATTCCTCCCCGAAACCTTCCTCCTCGACACACCTTGGGCGCGCTCGCTCTACAAGGATCACGCCGCCAAGCAGCCCATCTTCGACTACCACTGCCACCTTCCGCCCGACCAGATCGCCTCGAATCACCAATTCGAAAACCTCTATAAAATCTGGCTCGCCGGCGACCATTACAAATGGCGCGCCATGCGCTCCAACGGCATCCCCGAGGACTACATCACCGGCGACAAAACCAGCGACTACGACAAGTTCCTCGCCTGGTGCAAAACCGTTCCCCAGACCCTCCGCAATCCGCTCTATCACTGGTCGCACCTCGAACTGCGCCGCTACTTCGGCATCAACCTCGTCATCAACGAAGCCAACGCGCCCAAAATCTGGAAACTCGCCAACGCCAAGCTGAAGACGAAGGCCTTTTCCACGCACGGCATCCTCACCAAAAACCGCGTCAATGTCGTCTGCACAACCGACGACCCCGTCGACTCGCTCGAGCACCACATCGCCATCGCCAAGTCCAAGCTCAAGACCCGCGTCTATCCCACCTTCCGCCCCGACAAGGCGCTCGTCGTCAACAGCCCCGCCGTCTTCAACGCCTGGTGTGACCAGCTCTCCGCCCGCGCCAACATCGACGTCAAGGACCTCGACTCGCTCCTCCGAGCCATCGACAACCGCCACGAGTTCTTCCACTCCATCGGCGCGCGCGTCTCCGACCACGGCATGGAAAATATTCCCGACGCTGACTGCACCGAAAAGGAAGCCGCCGCCATCTTCAAGGCCGCGCGCGCCGGCAAGGCCGCCAGCCCCGAAAACACGGCCAGGTTTACCTGGTTCATGATGCTCGCCTTTGGCCGCCTCGACGCCAAGCGCGGCTGGACCAAGCAGCTCCACCTCGGCGCGATCCGCAACAACAACACCCGCCTCCTCAAGCGCCTCGGCGCCGACGCCGGCGTGGACTCCATCGGCGACTTCCCGCAAGCCCGCGGCCTCGCCCGCTACCTCGACCGCCTCGACAGCGAAAACGCGCTCCCGAAAACCGTCATCTACAACCTCAACCCCGCCGACAACTACGTCTTTGCGACGATGATTGGCAACGTGCAGGACGACCTCACGCCCGGCAAAATCCAATTCGGCAGCGGCTGGTGGTTCCTCGATCAGGCCGAGGGCATGAAGTGGCAAATCAACGCCCTCTCGCAACTCGGCCTTCTGAGCCGCTTCGTGGGAATGCTCACCGACTCGCGCAGCTTCATGAGCTACGTGCGCCACGAATACTTCCGCCGCGTGCTCTGCAAACTGGTCGGAGGCGATGTTGACGCCGGCCTGATCCCCGCCGACAAAAAGTTGGTCGGCGGCATGATCGAGGACATCTGCTACAAAAACGCCAAACGCTACTTCGGCCTCGAAACGGGCAACATGTGA
- a CDS encoding alpha/beta hydrolase — protein MRNHPMKTLTYPTSFLLVFLLSLPLCAKKTEQKAATYETKLNISYYDDHALANADEYKKSHCKMDMYYPENRAGFPTIVWFHGGGLTGGKRRLPALKNQGIALVAVSYRLSPKGEFPCFLEDAAAATAWVIKNIAAHGGDPDKVFIAGHSAGGYLSAMVGMDGRWLAAHGISNRKLAGIIPVSAQVTTHFLVKKLRGDQGEQYRPIIDEYAPLYHASKNLPPICLIVGDRRIEWKSRVEENELLAVSLKNLGHEQTEFYEMGGLNHRAVGEGALIIIKKYVNRIIEERGKEPSP, from the coding sequence ATGCGCAACCATCCCATGAAAACGCTCACCTACCCGACGAGTTTCCTGTTGGTGTTTTTGCTTTCCCTGCCTTTGTGCGCAAAGAAAACGGAGCAAAAAGCAGCAACCTATGAGACAAAGCTGAATATCTCATATTACGACGACCACGCGCTGGCGAATGCCGACGAATATAAAAAGAGCCATTGCAAAATGGACATGTATTACCCGGAAAATCGTGCGGGGTTTCCCACGATTGTCTGGTTTCATGGAGGCGGACTGACGGGCGGCAAGCGCCGCCTGCCCGCGCTCAAGAATCAGGGAATCGCGCTCGTTGCCGTCAGCTACCGCCTTTCGCCCAAGGGGGAATTCCCCTGCTTTCTTGAGGACGCCGCCGCGGCCACCGCGTGGGTGATCAAAAATATCGCGGCCCATGGCGGCGATCCGGACAAGGTGTTTATCGCGGGCCACTCCGCCGGCGGTTATCTGTCCGCGATGGTGGGCATGGACGGGCGCTGGCTGGCGGCCCACGGAATATCAAATCGCAAACTGGCCGGCATCATTCCCGTGAGCGCGCAGGTCACGACCCATTTTTTGGTGAAAAAATTGCGCGGAGACCAAGGCGAGCAATACCGTCCGATAATTGATGAATACGCCCCGTTGTATCATGCCTCGAAAAACCTGCCTCCGATTTGCCTGATCGTGGGCGACCGGCGCATTGAATGGAAAAGTCGCGTCGAGGAAAACGAGCTTCTGGCCGTGAGCCTGAAAAACTTGGGCCATGAGCAGACGGAGTTTTATGAAATGGGAGGCCTCAACCACCGCGCGGTTGGCGAAGGCGCACTGATTATAATAAAAAAATACGTGAATCGAATTATTGAGGAGCGGGGAAAAGAGCCGTCCCCGTAG
- a CDS encoding DEAD/DEAH box helicase, giving the protein MPFKQLGLPDSLVRGAQAMGYAQPTPIQQRAIPVVLGGRDLIGSAQTGTGKTAAFALPILARLGAHRHGPPRVLVLEPTRELAAQVETAFRELGRFTNLRVAVIHGGVGYGNQRAAIRNGTDILIATTGRLLDFLQEKTLSLAGIEALVLDEVDRMLDMGFIHDVRRVVSQCPPKRQTLFFSATIQPEIEAVAKFALHDPERVEIGRSRSVVETVTHATYPVLHEQKFDMLLAILNRTDFQSVIIFSRTKHGADRIARKLKSAGHTTAVLHANRSQNQRTEALAGFKDGRYEVLVATDIAARGIDVSGVSHVINFDVPEKPDDYVHRIGRTGRAQADGDAFMLVTPEEAGDLRDIERFIGAHIERLALDGFAYANGAPPHIDTSRPMKNPRRKQGGGQQHQRGGGNGGLSKGARGQNQSRSSSGRPHGGGNPSHHPKGKPGGHWRRGGR; this is encoded by the coding sequence ATGCCATTCAAACAACTAGGACTGCCGGATTCACTCGTGCGCGGCGCGCAAGCCATGGGGTATGCCCAGCCAACACCCATCCAGCAACGCGCCATCCCCGTCGTCCTCGGCGGACGCGATCTCATCGGCTCCGCCCAAACCGGCACCGGCAAAACCGCCGCCTTCGCGCTGCCCATACTCGCGCGTCTCGGCGCCCACCGCCACGGTCCGCCCCGCGTTCTTGTGCTCGAGCCCACGCGCGAACTCGCCGCGCAAGTCGAAACCGCATTTCGCGAACTCGGCCGCTTCACCAACCTGCGCGTCGCGGTCATCCACGGCGGCGTCGGTTACGGCAACCAGCGCGCCGCCATTCGAAACGGCACCGACATCCTCATCGCCACCACCGGGCGCCTGCTTGATTTTCTTCAGGAGAAAACTCTCTCGCTCGCCGGCATCGAGGCGCTCGTCCTCGACGAGGTGGACCGCATGCTCGACATGGGATTCATCCACGATGTGCGCCGCGTCGTCTCGCAATGCCCCCCCAAGCGCCAGACGCTCTTTTTCTCCGCCACCATACAACCTGAGATCGAAGCCGTCGCAAAATTCGCGCTTCACGATCCCGAGCGCGTCGAAATCGGGCGCTCGCGCTCCGTCGTCGAAACCGTCACCCACGCCACGTATCCCGTCCTCCACGAGCAAAAGTTCGACATGCTCCTCGCGATTCTCAACCGCACAGACTTCCAAAGCGTGATCATCTTTTCGCGCACAAAGCACGGTGCGGATCGCATCGCGCGCAAGCTCAAGTCCGCCGGTCACACCACCGCCGTCCTCCACGCCAACCGCTCCCAAAACCAGCGCACCGAGGCGCTCGCCGGCTTCAAGGACGGACGCTACGAAGTGCTCGTCGCCACCGACATCGCCGCGCGCGGCATCGACGTGTCCGGCGTCTCGCACGTTATCAATTTCGACGTCCCCGAAAAACCCGACGACTACGTGCACCGCATTGGCCGCACCGGTCGCGCCCAGGCCGACGGCGACGCCTTCATGCTCGTCACGCCCGAGGAAGCCGGCGACCTGCGCGACATCGAGCGCTTCATCGGCGCGCACATCGAACGTCTCGCACTCGACGGCTTCGCCTACGCCAACGGTGCCCCGCCGCACATAGACACCTCGCGTCCGATGAAAAATCCCCGCCGCAAACAAGGCGGCGGCCAGCAGCACCAACGCGGCGGAGGCAATGGCGGCCTTTCAAAAGGCGCGCGCGGACAAAACCAATCTCGCTCCAGCAGCGGACGTCCGCACGGCGGTGGAAATCCGTCGCATCACCCCAAGGGCAAACCCGGCGGTCACTGGCGCCGCGGCGGACGTTGA